In Salvia miltiorrhiza cultivar Shanhuang (shh) chromosome 4, IMPLAD_Smil_shh, whole genome shotgun sequence, the DNA window GGTGCGCATATAAGATGCCCACATAAGGTATGTAAATATGTAACTAGGGATGTGAAAAAAGCCCGAAatcgacgggtcgacccgaatagaccgataaaaaggTGGGTTAgagctgaaaatttttagcccgaatggTCCGAACCAAAAATAGCCCtggcccgatagggttggcccgaaaatcGAGTGGGTAGGCCCGATTAACTGAACAcgttcttaataattgatttttaaactttaatactttactttttaattagataataacattttgatgcttgtagaatatgtttttattttttccaacgGTTAATAACAAAAATCTATGATTATAAAAGTCACagaaagatagtcatttatgttaaatctatgtacaatttttatcagaaatgaaattaaagttagatattatgtaaacttatgttaaaaaaatggaagtactaatttttgtatctaaaataaagtgaaatctcttgatttaaaaaatacgacatatttttattacaagaatatgattatctataaaaaaaataaacatataaaaaatagtactccctccgtccacgaaatgagtacccatttgtggacggcacgggttttaaaaaatgtatggagtgtagtgtgaatagtttaagggtcccacttttatagtgtattaattaaagagatgtgtggggtacacttgccaaaaagggaaatgggtactcatttcgtggacggagggagtaaaatttaCGGGGCctgaacgggctagcccgaaaccgagtgggttggggttagggtcgaaaaattttagcccgaaaaataaaaaaatcgactagcccgaaccgaaaattaCCCAAAACTGAATGGGCTGACCCGAAATCGAGTgcgctggcccgattgacatccctatatgTAACATAAcatttctctctatctctctctctctctctctctctctatatatatatatatatatatatatatatatatatatatatatatatatattcgaatATTTTCAAATACCGAATCGAATATTGTAATTCTCAAATCGTATTTGATAAATAATcgaataaaaaaaagtatttgtaTTTGTATTCGAATACCAAAATTTAGAATCGAATACCGAGTCGAaccaaaattatttgattcattttgATCCTTATCCACCAACCCTTGTCTcactatatttatttttaaaataatgctTAAATAATTTCgatcaatttattttatctattactTACATAATTAGTACTCCATTCGTTCGCTAAAAGTGGGGCATAAgaactatatcgggcgtccgcaaagagtgtatcactttcattttaaataaatggtctcaccatccactttaatcttttaacctTACAAACAACtcttttttttacaaaataatcCATcataaattcaatctcaaccacacatctcataaagtggtgggactctttctccactatatcaaaatcatcaccaattttattaagagggtgtttggctgagcttataagctccttcaaagtgtttggcaaaataagctcataaacagcttataagttccaaaaataagctctaagagcttataagctcccaaaaaataagttcctctaccccaacttatttttttataatctcatatgcaacaatctttttacatatatttttcaactataatttattattttcatcttatatcattcaagtttatttttcttcgattttctctccctaacttataagctcaattatccaaacactttgacaacttataagcttttaaaaattactccctccgtcccattaataatggcacgttttcctttttgggttgtcccgctattgatggcacgtttcctattttggaaaaaataagggagtgattaatgttaattaaaagCCTAACTAAAACAACTTTAAAAAAAACACTCGCtgtctctcttctcactctcactcttaactctctctctctcttccgatTACCCTCACTTTTCTCTCAGCTGCTACACCCTCGCCGCCTCTTCTCCTCCATGGCGACAGCGCGGCGACTCCGCGTCCACCCACCCTCCTCCGCCGCCTTCTCCTGCCCTCTCTACCCTTTTCTTCATCCCTCCACCACCATCTCCTAAACCCTAGCGTCGCCTCCACTGCCTAGCGCCGCCACCACCCTCCACCACCTCTGCGCCTGCTccatccgccgccgcctccttcgCCTCCGAGTGAAACCCTAGCACCGATTGGCGCTAGATCTGAGCGGCTCCATCGTCGCGCCTCCACCCCCTCTAAGGAAACCATATCAACGGCCCGGCGGTGGATTGAgtgtgccgccgccgccgcctccttcaCCACCGAGTGAAACCCTAGCATCAGTACGGCACCAGATCTGAGCGGCTCAATCgttgatttttgttgattttgttCTTGTTTTGAATCTCATTCTTATTCTTGATTTTGTTGATTTCATGAGTTTTGTGGAATCTTATTCTTGATTTCATACAATTTCTGGAATCTTATTcttgatttttgttgatttcGTGAATTTCATGAATTGTGAATATTTGTTGATTTTCGGGATCTTTATTGTTGCTTGGTGAATTTTGTTCTGTATTTTGAATATGTTTTGTTCTTGTTCTTCCTAATTCCCAATTCATGTTCTGCTGATTGTTCTTCCCCAGTTCATGCCCTTCTCGCTTTTCGATTACAATCCGTATCAAGCGTCCCCGAAAACTACTTCCCAATTCCCAATTCATGTTCTGCTGATTTGTAAAAAATCTGGTATTTCACCCCAGTTCATGTTAAGAAAACTGCTTCCCAATTCCCTATAAAACTTTAGAAACTTTTTTTGTGTGAAATTAGTGTTAATAGTAacaaatgattaattaattacagaattaaaatttatttaatgaatcaataaataaatgtttttatatattgataaattagaaataataaaCAATCCCTAAACACAATTCTAATCATGTAGACCATACACTTTTATTCCTtaattttcttctccttaatttccatgcccaaaagaaacgtGTCATTATTaacgggacagagggagtacatcttataagctcttaaaacattttataagcTGCAAGAGTTTAtaagagcacccgcaacgcGGGTACTCGAGTGGGTACTCGAGGAGAGAGAGGGCGTCGAGGAGCGTGATGTGGGGGGGAGCTCCTCGAGGAGTTCTCGAGTTATCGGGTAGCCTCGAGAAGGCGCgtgcaaaaatttaaaaaaaaatgtttttcaaCGGCTTTTTCGAccgtttttcaattttttttttcttccccaACGGCTCTTTCGTCCGTTTGcatccattttccttttttttttttttttaatcttcttttctctctataaataatacttctccctcattcattcatcacaactcactccttcttcctcctacaatttttcttgcaaaatatCATATTCGTTCTTCCAAAAATGTCATCACCTGAACATGATTCTTCGCCCGATTCCGACGAAGTCGCtgaaaagttcatggagttggttgagttgcagaaacaactgCTTCAATCATACTGCCCCCAACCGGCGTCGGAGCCGGCGCGTGCGAAACGTCCCCGatcatacgtccaccgtgatcgtgaagaggcccatgtacgtcttatgcaagactacttcgtCGACAATCCAACGTACGGCCCTACTTTTTTCCAGGTGTCGATTTCAcatgcagaaggagctgttcttgcgcatcgtcgaggctgttcaaggtaaagatattttcttccatatgagcactgatgcactcggtcgagattctctttctcctttgcagaaatgcacgtcggctatccgccaattagccaccggggttagtgcggatgtgttcgatgagtatctcaaagtgGCGGACTCAACCGGTCGTGTATGCCtaaagaagttctgcaaggcggtcatacgggcttttggagcccatTACTTGCGCCGTCCAACGGCAACTGACGTGCAACGCCTTCTTCATATGCACGAGGTGAGACATGgttttcccgggatgctcgggagcttagactgcatgcattgggcgtggaagaactgcccaaaggcgtggcacggcgcatacacacgcggggatcagggagagcccaccttgatatttGAGGCCGTTGCCTCtttcgatttgtggatttggcatgccttcttcggcgtcgctggttcaaacaacgacatcaatgtgctgaatcagtctcctctcttctccgacgtgttaggaggaactgcggcgccggtggtctttcatgccaaccagcgcgaataccggatgggctactatttgtgtgacggcatatatccggagtggcgttgcttcgtgaagagtccatcaatggcaaccaatccgaaggagacaaggttcaagaagatgcaagaatcggcacggaaggatgtgGAACGCGCCTTCagagtccttcaagctcggtggggaatcattcgaagtccggcgcaattggtacgtagagcacctgaaggacatcatgttgtgttgcatcattctccacaacatgattgtggagcacgaaggtgaagcggctgccaactggagagatgatgacggggcgtctagcagtggttcgacggagagtgctggacaaacaccggtgtccttcgaggaatatgtgcgaagggatagccttctccgagatagacaactacatgctcagctccgaTATGATTTGATTGAGcacctttgggcacgtttcggacctctagggccagagtagttaatttttatgaattgtttttattttatttaagttttatgtaatatttaggattttataattaatgcaatttaaatttgaaataaattgtgttattaaaattatgcaataaaatttaaatgaaaaacataaaatcaaaactaatattatcaagtaggctatcaaggaacctcAATGCaacactacctactcaataacacaaacactatcaagtaggctatcaaggaactcCATTGCAGATGCtctaagctctttaaaataaacttagccaaacacacTCTTAATCTCGTGTCCAGCTAAAATGTTCCATTTTTGGCGAACGGGAGGAGTATTTTTTAATCTCAGTGCCAAAAATAATGAGTAATTTGTAAAGGGTTTGCTCCGCAAACGAAACGTCGTTAGTTTAGGTCGAATGACTTTAAGCCGATGCATTAATTTACTACTATGGTAGCTGAATCTCTAATTGGGACCTAGGGTTCGAATTTGCGTGATTATCCACCTCTGCGAAAACGCCCTTCCACTGCTGCTGGTTTTAGTTTCGATCTGCGCCGTTGTGTTCGAGATCTAGCGGAAGCCATGTACGGTCATAGAAGGTTAGTTCTACGAGCTTAtgtcttcttttctttttcggcTTTGTTGCATTTCGATTTCTGTATATATAACTGCAATAGCCGCATTCATCTCTAGAATCAATAGGTTCTGATCGGTTTCAATAGGGTGAATTAGAGTAATTTGGTTGCTTTCTTGGATGATTTCGGAAAGAATTAACAAGAATTGTGCTTCTGATGTGTTTCCTGAAGCTATTGACTATAtgagtttttgtttttatttttctttaatgaGCCCAAGCAATCATATTTGTGTTCAGATGCCTCTTACTATTGGCTACAAGGGGTTTATAGTCGCATCTAGGTCTGAAAATACGTATGTTAGCGGGTGCAATCAAAGCAAACACTGTACAATTGGTTTATTTATTGGATGAATCCGTAAAGAATGAGGGAAGAATAGTGAAGCTATTGTGTGCCCTGAAACTATGATCATGGGagttttgtattcttttttatttaattggaatCAGTTATATTCGTGTCCAAATTACTCTTACGAGTAGCTGGAAGGGGTTTTAATTAGCAACTAGCAAGTCCAGCCCTGAAATATGTGTCTTAGTGATAAGATTGTCATTTGATGATTCTTGAAGCAAAATGTTCATAAATATTTGTTAATTCTCCTCCTTAAATCTTCGAAGGCACTGAGTTTTAGCTTGTTTTTGGTTTCCATTTCTGAAAATGAATTCACTTTGCAGTTAAGGGTTATATCTGAGATGGAAAATTTGTGAATGTGTTTGCAATTTGTTAAATACTTCTTTTACTGATATGCCACTCAGATCTCAAATAACGTAAATCTGTTTTTAGTCTTAATTAACTGTAGTGTAGTTAACATACAGTGCAAGTACTTTAGCTTTTGACAAATtggtttttttagttttttccgCACTTTGTGGTTTTGCATTGTTTGTTTTCCAATAATGTCTCTATAGATATATCCGTATCTCTATTTGGGTTCGTGTTACATGACTAAAGTTGCTTCAAGTACAGTTAGAAAAGTTCAAAACAAGATAAATAAATGGGTTGGGATAAGTTTTATTAACAAGGTTTAGTGGGGGATTCTTCCTTCCCTGGGTGTGAATAATTGAAGGTCATTGTTTGGGAGCGGGGGGGTTTCAGACGGGTACGAGATCGGCTCAAAGAGACCAAGATTGATGGAACCAAATCCCTACTTCGCAGTGAGCAGCAGTTCGAGTGGCTATCAACAGTACGGCTATGGCAGGAGATATCAGCCATCTACCTTTCCCGTGGTTCGTCTAAGGGGTCTCCCCTTCAACTGCACGGACATAgacattttcaaattttttgctGGACTGGACATTGTGGACGTCTTCTTGGTGAACAAGGATGGGAGGTTCTCTGGAGAAGCATTTATAGTCTTTGCCGGTCATATGCAGGCTGAACTTGCTCTGCAGAGGGATCGCCAGACCATGGGAAGAAGATATGTCGAGGTATTTAGGTGCAAGAAGCAGGAGTACTATAATGCTATAGCTGCTGAGGTGAGTGAAGGAGGCGTTGACAATAATCATCGTGGATCATCTCCTGTAGCTCGTCGTAAAAGGTCCCCGGATAAAGATAAGTTGGAGTATACAGAAATCTTGAAGCTGCGCGGCCTCCCATACTCGGTAAAGAAATCAGACATCTTAAAGTTCTTTGGAGATTTCGAGGTTGTGGAGGACAAGATCCAGATTGCGTGCAAGCCTGATGGGAAAGTTACCGGAGAGGCATTTGTCGAGTTTGTTTCGGTTGAGGAGGCAAGAAAAGCTATGTGCAAGGACAAGATGCTAATCGGATCGAGGTATGTTGAACTGTTTCCTTCGGCACGGGATGAAGCCAGACAAGCTGCATCGAGATCACGGCAGTAGGTGAGAGCTACTgatcattttccttttttctatGTAATCATGTGAAGTTTTTGGAAACAAATCTGTATGTGGCGCTTGTGGTAGGAGGAggattgaaaattttacaattcaTAGTGGAGCTAGGTTCTTGTGAGATGCCTCTGGTTTTCTTTAGTGAGATGTTATATTGGCTAACTGACACCGGCCATATCCGATGCTTGTATGGGAAACAACAATGTGAACCACtttgctttctctctctctctcgcttttAAATACATGAAAATTCTTCAACGTAGATAAATTGTTTAGTTTTAGTAAGTTGCTTGATTAGCCTACGAAATGTGTGGTTTAAGGTAATAAGAATACAATGAAAgtctataataaaaaaatcacagTAAAAAACGCCTTATCCCATATCACGTAGCAAACGAGCCCTATAATAAATACTATTAAAATATGGCTCTTTTGATCAATAGAAGAGGGTTAATCAATTTTAAGAAATACTCTCTCCaccccacgaatcttgatgcataTTCCTTTTTTATGcatattcttttttgggttgtcccaccaatcttgatgcatttctaaatatagaaacaattagttaaaaaataaggattcttaattatacttaattgtcacttttctactttattacctacaaaCTTCTAATTTatcacttttctactttattatctacatacttaaaacactaatatacaacttcttaattttcgtgttcAATTTTTCAAGTAATAAGATAAGAGTTTTTCTCTTTCGAATAAAAAAGTATGTTTCAAGTTCAAATTTTCATATGTTCTTAGCAACTTGATTTCTCTTGttatttcacaattttatgTTAAAAATTATACTCGATTCAATAATGTGGattagtcaaaaaaaaaaaaaaattactgatAAATTTCCTCCTCAATTATTGATTTAAGTATGTATAAACAAATTTCCTCTTCggtcattaatttaattatgtataaaCAGTAAATATATCGAGATGTTGAATCCCATTCTAGCCAAATACGAATAATTCATTATAGATGAATAAGGTATTTTAAATCTATCTATAAACAATATCTAAATTGATCATATGTTTTACAAATAC includes these proteins:
- the LOC131023794 gene encoding uncharacterized protein LOC131023794 isoform X1; the protein is MYGHRRSLFGSGGVSDGYEIGSKRPRLMEPNPYFAVSSSSSGYQQYGYGRRYQPSTFPVVRLRGLPFNCTDIDIFKFFAGLDIVDVFLVNKDGRFSGEAFIVFAGHMQAELALQRDRQTMGRRYVEVFRCKKQEYYNAIAAEVSEGGVDNNHRGSSPVARRKRSPDKDKLEYTEILKLRGLPYSVKKSDILKFFGDFEVVEDKIQIACKPDGKVTGEAFVEFVSVEEARKAMCKDKMLIGSRYVELFPSARDEARQAASRSRQ
- the LOC131023793 gene encoding uncharacterized protein LOC131023793, translating into MSSPEHDSSPDSDEVAEKFMELVELQKQLLQSYCPQPASEPARAKRPRSYVHRDREEAHVRLMQDYFVDNPTYGPTFFQNRHGRMWNAPSESFKLGGESFEVRRNWYVEHLKDIMLCCIILHNMIVEHEGEAAANWRDDDGASSSGSTESAGQTPVSFEEYVRRDSLLRDRQLHAQLRYDLIEHLWARFGPLGPE
- the LOC131023794 gene encoding uncharacterized protein LOC131023794 isoform X2, yielding MEPNPYFAVSSSSSGYQQYGYGRRYQPSTFPVVRLRGLPFNCTDIDIFKFFAGLDIVDVFLVNKDGRFSGEAFIVFAGHMQAELALQRDRQTMGRRYVEVFRCKKQEYYNAIAAEVSEGGVDNNHRGSSPVARRKRSPDKDKLEYTEILKLRGLPYSVKKSDILKFFGDFEVVEDKIQIACKPDGKVTGEAFVEFVSVEEARKAMCKDKMLIGSRYVELFPSARDEARQAASRSRQ